TCTCAGTTTCCTGATCTCTAGTAAATACGTTAATCCTAATGTACTGatgattcatttgaaattaagttaagttaagcGAGTGAAGTTAAGCGTTAAGTTTTACTCTCCaatcattttgtgttgttctttgtagttaattgatttatgtaccaTTCCACTTTGTTGAACTCCTGCCAAATAGCTATTCAAAAGCTTAACCTTCTTGTAAGCATTTACCAGTTTCAGAAGTCTCTGTTCAGTAGTAGTTTAACCAGTCCTGGTAGCATTGTGTTTCTCCAAAAGATGAAGAAGGCAAtccaattttggaaaagaccaGTCCACAGGAAACTGAATGGTCAAGTAATGTGGAAGAAATGCCATCCACCTCATCAATCTGCAACATTTAAGCTGTTTCCACACCGTCGACGAGCACCACAGTACAATCACGGATCAGAACAACAAAGGACATCATCAATGAGTTGCAACTTCACGCTCCCGAAGGGATGAAGTATGAAATACGGCTTGTGTCAAAAGATGAATCGGTTTCGATAGAAAGTGTGTTAAAATCAACGGGACgacaaacaaatgacaagaagaaaaaaagaaaaaagagtgAAGAtgaatggaagcattttaacaaatgaagaatttaacgagcaagttgaaaactttgaagcaaatggaacaattgcaaaaaagagaaaagctggGAGAAGGAAAAGGAACGCAGACaaagatgaagaaataaatttactggacttggaggaggaggaagaaATAGAAAGAAGGATGGAGCGGGAAATTCAAAGACAAATGGATGAAGACATGAGGAGAGTAGATACAGAGGATGAGATGGTAGAAGAGTCTGACGATGAATCTGAAGAAATGAATGACAAAACAAGAGAAGACACAGTTGTTAGGATGGAAGATGTAGTGGAAGAGAGAAGAGATGTAACTGAAGAAAGTGTAAACgaacagaagaaagaaaagaaaacatttaaattggaaataaacaaaaagcaagttggaaagtactttgcagtgttttgggagaagccaaaaacatattattggGGAAAACTTCTGAAGGTCTTCAGAGACGAGGTTGATGGAAAAATTGAGCAAGCTGAATTTAAGTTTTGGGACAAGAAATCAACTTCAGAAGATGCAGTGTATTGGGACTGGCAAACAAAGGAAGACATAGATATAGTCAccgttgaaaattgtttttggggtCCTTCAACCGCAGTGTTAACTTCTGTCGGTCgtgcaaaatcatattttggttttgccgaagaagaggaagtgaaagaaaaatttgtgttcctCAGCAAATATGGACTTCATAAtgcataaacttttttgtttgtttgaacaagaTGTTACAGTTTCATCCTcatctgtatatatatattgctatttcttctgctttgtgttgcttttaataaacaaaatttgctgtcgaaattgaatgtttttttttaccccgAGCATGGTTTTTATTGCCCCAAACACTGGGGAAAAAAGagcaacacaaaatattcgataaaaataaaaagaataaacataatgctccaattttttggatacatcaatggaatattaatattgatcaatagagggtaaaacttgactttttgGCCCATTTTTTAGCgagaaaatcaaaagtttgtcaattttgcatttttttgccccacttgactataactttttttctagagcaaaaatacagttaaaatgtattgagtggttataggaaaccagctattctgcatcttttgacacTTTGATCATAGCTCTAGCTCAATCGGTTACCAATATATCGCCAATTCATAAAAATGCACCCCCACCGAAACTTCAGCAAgggggtgcaacctcaaaatgacgtcataaatcaaaaaaagttcagattctttcattgtgcccaaaataccgcctagggagaccccaagcttttttaatttccaaaatggtgaaaaaatgaaacatcctaatGATCATACTCACGAGAGTAAACAGGAAGATGACCTCCTCCAGCACATGGATGATTGGAGACGATGCAATCTCCTTCATTGATCTCTATCGCCCACATCTGGTACTGCACGCCATCCAACATGGCCCCTAGATGGCCTGGGATGTGAGGAGCGTTTGGAAACAAGACGACCATCGGGTCCGAAAAGAGCGCACGAGAAGTCAAGTCGTACCTGTCGattcatgtaatgttacacataaaataatgaGTGCTTTCCCGACACACAATGATCAAAATAGAACTACGCCTACTCAGCTATCAAGAACATATTTACACAAGCAAGTCTTACAATATACAAAGACTAGACAGGACTTTCAACGACTGAAGCacagataaaatgtcaagggctgggaaatcttggtgcaataaattcgcagaaattagaccaaacaaataaaagcactgttggacgattatctagaccagtgatgtataaataacaaacatgtaTAAATATGACGACCTCAAGCCAGACAAATACCTTAATGTTAGTGGATATCGCTGTCCGTTGTAGAATCCTACCCATCTGTTCTGCAATGCTCATGAACCTTTGATGTCAAAGGTCCGAGGTTATACTATAGTGATAACATCAGTGATCCCAGTCTAGCACACACACAACAAAAGTGAATCGGGAATGACAAATAAGCCAACCTCACTTCCAACTACCCCCATAATCATTGCAAGcatttgatattcaatttcccagttattgtcatttggataaattgaaataataataacggTCATAAAAATCGCTTCGAAAAATTCAGTCTACAAAATAACACttatacagtcgactccgcttaattcggacactttggttccgctcacttttggccgaattaggctgagaaacggctttgtccgaattaagcggaaaatcaattgttcgtttcatggtcatgcataaaggcaaaaaatgcatttaaaatactgcactgttgcgtaataaatgaattgctgctgcgctatactgcagtaactggcactgatcgcataaaacgtcttcgtttactttagtgagcaatttcactttttgtgctaaacttttctgtacaattttgtcctacaagatggacgcaattgtaccgaagtaaaagcgactatgaagctggcacggcgttatatgagttcattgtcgattgttactgcatgtatcgtcattgtttcaccataatcactcgtAATGCAATTaaatcttgtcttaaaacgaacgaagtactgtttattgtatcataacctaacgatggaattgcgaacctgtgtccgaattaagcggagaattgtccgaattaacaggagttttttacgttcaatttttacttttgttccgttcccgagcattttggccgaataaagcggttgtccgggttatccggtgtccgaattaagcggattcgactgtatatttaaaataacggAGAATGACAAAGAACCCAGCCGCACCTTACAACTACTCCAATGGTCATTGCATGcatttgatattcaatttTCTAGTTATTGTCAGCTATAAACTTGCTTCCAAAAACTGTATCTACTAAATAACACTGACCTGTGTGAAAATATAGAGAGTTGGATGGCGTCCAATTCCTTGCCAATATGCTTCGACTTTCCCTTCCCTATCATGATGGTGACGTCACCTGAATAAgcgaaatttttgcaaaattgtaaTTTCTAATCACGGCAAGCTACAATGATGTTGTCAACCTATCATGTAAGAAAAAGACTTCCCTCATCAAACTCTAAGTGATGTCACCATGACATCATAACGCAAAACCTTTCTTAGTCATCTCTGCCTTGCAGTCGGGTTCGACCAAGATTGTGCTATTCTTGTCGATGATGATCGCTGGACCGTGAATCACCTGACAGGTCCTCAATGAAATGGACGCTAATGTCGAGATGACCTCCATCGAAATAACTTGACATCACCTGCACAACAGATGctttattatgacatcacttaTTGTAATAAACAGTCAATGCATGCAGTTGACAACATGCAATTGCTCTTATGTCTGGTAAGATCTTACGCACAGAGAATCAGAGCATACTTAGGTATGtaaattttgccattttaatTAACGTTTAGTGACAGTAGTAGCATGAACTACGACCAAGATACCTTTTGTAGCATGTTATCTTCACAATCACTTTATAAGTTACCTCGGATTGATGAAATTATGCACGGTTTGTGATTTAGGTATTTGTAATAAGATGATAGCACAACATACACATAGGtgcagcaaataaaaatttagcattGATGTTTAACAACACTTTACATCATCACTAgcgcaaccaaaagtcaatatggtcaatttttttacctgctcagaatgctatgaaacaagcacaaaacaaatttcagctttgtacgacgggtggcatagaagttattaggtcagataaagtcaaaatgttatgttaggtcaaaatacggtcaaattgtttcgttaggtctttttcttaggtcaaaatctattaaacttgtaattttgtaaccattttgtaatattattcttccgtttttctcttttcttgtacagcaaacaattccagtcccgcaaattttacttagaaccaaagccacaaagaaagggaaggcttttcagcgcgtttggtgacgtcacgatgtgacggcattgcatttgaaactgcaagttgtcaatcttaagacgcagaaacgaaaaaaaagtcaacactagaaaagcattttgtatttttaaatgtagCTTTAGGTTAGAAaattgctgtagacagtgtagagactatcagtatagcgtttttcatattgaggtcaaaatttaaacgatttaggtcaaaatttaaacttttaggtcaaaaaactggttgccctaatcATCACAAATCATATTGTTACCTGTCGTACAACATTTGCTCCGGCAACAACATTCCCAGACACAGATTGGCGTCACAGTTAGCGAATCCCCTTTCTGTAGCATGTGGGGCCCCAACAGATTCAGAGAGGACTAGGGCTGACGACAAACAAACCCAACCGGAAAAATTGCATAGACCAGACCGTGCTGCGACTGTGTCGCTGTCAAgctgtgatgaaaatgttcagctgtcatagaaatcaaacaaaataagacaACATATTCTACTGTCAGTAGAAATAATGCAAAACGAGACAAGAACAAATGAGACAAGTCATCTTTCTCCAAATTTTGAAAGTCCACtttaatttgtaaaagctaaataagtaaaaaatatcaaacagcttgaaagaaaacaagatagtaaaaacaacatatacacaaaaatatagcaaaGCATGTAGAGTCCAAACAACACATACTAGCACATATCggcacattgaaataaaaacaaactttgtccTGATGTTGATATTAGCAGGAAAATTTGTGCCATTGTTGAAGTTTTGCTTTAACTTaagatttgcaaacaaaataccTGTGGTGCTTGTATGGTGACACCAGCTGTAGTAGACTTGAACACATGCTCATATTCCCAGTCGTATCGACTTAGATCTGTTGATGTTCCTGTGTAAATAGTGTCataaatttcatcacaatttaAGTATTTGCATGTCACAAAATCATTCTTTATTACAGAACAAAGAACTTGTCAGGAGATTCACAAATTCTATAAACAAGTGTCGAGCCACACGGCCACAACACCAAGCACTGGAATAAATGGTTGGGATACCACGATGACAACACAAGGACATAACTTACGtaatcttattaatatttatctaGCTTGTGCATGCATGCAACGTACATGCTCATACTGATACTGGATATATTAGCGGCACCATACCTCTCATGTTGTACCCAAATGCTATGTTGGTcttcaaatgacgtcatagcgtACTGCGTACCACATAACGCCACCTGCTGGGCCAGATAATATTGTTCTACTTTCATTGAACCTGAGCATAGAGGAGTGTGagatgttatattttatatcagaaGATGTAATCCCAGGATGGGCAACAGTTTTGAGCTCATGGGTTGCTTTGGGTGTTGAGTTTGTACAGGCAGGCACAACCATATGCacaaatgatgtcataattagtcCTCACTTGTTTCTATTTCTAGCTACAACAGcatgaaacaaataaactactaTAATTACATACAGAAGTGAGGCCTACTTGAGCTCTAGTCAGACACTAGCTTAAGTGTATTTACTGTACTAAAACTAACGGAAAACTAGAAAATCAGTAAGGGGAAATTTGAGTTTTTTGGTTGGCTTTAATGGGAAAGCAGATCAAAACGATTAAGAACCGctgctttaaatcaaagtaaaaagtggTAATAAACTCATCTCTGATTAAGTATTTAAAACCATagaaactataaaataagcaaagacgaaaaatacaaaacccaCATTTAGCGTCACCAGTGGGTAGTAGCTTTGTACAACTGCATTGTCAACTGGAAACATCAGAGTTGATCAGCTTACGAGGTCGAATAATTTCAGTTTGGACTAATTTCCAATGTAAAGAAGATCTCTCCAACCCTTAGTGAGAGCAAGTGCCATTCTTTCACCTTTCCTCTCAAGGAGAGCATTTGTGGCGACCGTCGTTCCAATCCGGATGAAATCGATCTTACTTGAGTCGAATGATTCGAtcatcaaaattttaaactctataaaacaaaattaaactatGTATACATAATTAGGCAGTCTATCGaattaaacaacaattctTAGCAGTGGTTTTCGCCAAGTCGACAAATGGTTAAACTTGAGGAAATGAAGGAAAGCTAAGTTTAACTAGAGACAAAATTACGGGcatatttgtaattaaacATCAGCCTTGAAATCAAACTACTTTTCATAATAATCTTTTTAGCCTTGTCAACGAAGCAAATTAGTAAACTTGAAACAACTAAAAATGAGACATAAAatcatcaataaaattatgataaactttACCATATtgcactgtaaaaaatcttttctaattataagtcagtgagacaattgaGACTAATAGTTAGTCTTCCAACGAAAAGTATGGCTTATAGTTAGTCtcaattgtctcactgacttataattagaaaagattttttacagtgtggctatatgtttatttttgtcacaaaCCTCTTCCATAATCCTTCAAATTCCTTCCCCTTGTGTTTACTTTTCtgattcaaaatttgtttcttcttAGAACTTGCTCATGCAGCATTTATCATGTTAAGTGTTTCCTAAAATCTAAGCATAGTGTCGGAGTGCGTccattattttctttcatgcCATAATAAAAGGCACTTGCAAGGCTGCCTGTAGAGTTAGGCCGATACAAACCCAAACTAGAATAGATTTGCTGAATATCATCTGCATTCAGGTGAACACAAATACTAGGCTAACGATATCTAAACTGACtacaaaattattatatttcctatatttatattttccaGGCTAAACAAACCAGGGTCAACATTTTTCATACAGCCAGTGTATACATGTTCTTATACAGCCTACTGAAGGCCctttacttaaaaattttgctttttaaatattattcttttgaaaccaAACAATTCTTCAGCAACTACACTGGAAAAAAGTGACCGTCATTAGGCCTagtccaaaatttttatcattgtcTAATAAGACGCCGATTTCGTTGAAAAAACACTGCCCATACTTTATGTTGGTCAACGTACCCATAAATCTGCCTACATACAGTTTGCAACGCCTTTTTATGGCTGACTAGGCTACGTCCCACCGATGCACTGGACACAATGTTGGTTAACTAAAACACATTATACGATGTGATTGGCGTTTACTTCGTTATAAGTGAAAGACTAGTGGCTTAATCGATTGCGAACGATCTTAAttgcgatatacagtatatccACTATATCAAATTAATATTGAGATGGTGACATACTGACATTTCGTCACTGTTTAAAATCTTTCTCATTCGTGCAATGCCGTaagtttatgaacgtttccaCTAAATGCAAGGTTGAACAAGgtcaaaacaacttaaaagtaCACCTGTGTAAGTACAGTAGGCGgacattttttacaaatttcattacccAAATTTCTTTCCTCGAAATGAAAAgaagtttctttttattaATCTGGGAATGCCAACGCGCACAATTTCTACGATTATTTGATTCACTtttcaaatacaaatacgACATTTATGCTAACAATCAcaacaaatatgttcaaaataACCTAATATTAAGCTAAAATATGTGGTTCCTAActatatacagtcgaatccgcttaatttggacaccggataacccggaccaccgctttattcggccaaaatgctcgggaacgtaacaaaagtaaaaattgaatgtaaaaaactcccgttaattcgaacaattctccgcttaattcggacacggGTTggcaattcctatcgttaggttatgagtttatgacacaataaacagtacttcgctctttttaacacaagatgcaattgcattatgagtgattatggtgaaacaatgacgatcgatgcagtaacaatcgacaataaaatcatttaagGCCGCGCCAatttcatagtcgcttttacttcggtacaactGCGTTCgtcttgtagaacagaatggtacagcaaagtttagcagaaaaattgaaattgctcactaaagtaaacaaagacgttttatgtgatcagtgccaattactgcagtatagaccagctgcaattcatttattacgcaacagtacagtacttATTTGCGTTGTCTGCCTTTACTCATGACCATGAAactgtgatgatattataaaattgcttgcaaatcgaatgccgcatagactacggaaatcggcaaagcaaagcattgcgttacgtgtcgcctatgcatgacttccGGTGTATCGTTATAATTCGTGACGtgagttattctttcatttacaGCTGTTCGTTGCGTcacagtctacgaagttaaccatagaaagtggtcgactttattgtgtagctgtcacaatgtcttatttaatgtaatcgtttaaacaagaaacaatataaccagtttatacagttgtcatggtgtacaattgattctaagattaagagaagcgaaacaacgacctgagactcatttcacttcgaggacattaagcaattctacagacaaacattgtaattgaagtggtcgtccttacggtctaaggaacgataacaatcatttcattacaaaacaaacaattgattttccgcttaatttggacaaagccgtttctccgcttaatttggccaaaagtgagcagaaccaaagtgtccgaattaagcggagttgACTGTAATAACAAATTTTCTGTACTTTGTTAGAACAAAttcaaacagaaataaaatcaaataaactcACTAAAATCACAATTTTACAAGGATAAATCACTAAAATCAATTATTTGAGGAATTAAAAGTTTACTGTTCAACTTATAACATGAAAAACTTGTGGACTCACAATATGtgaatatttaattttaaacagttCATTTTGGCAATTTCGTAGCGTAAGTATTTAAGACCTCGTCCTCTGGAATCACTACATACTTTCTAACAAGAGACACGTACATAGTTTCACACAACATTACCAATTCTAGTCTCCCAAAATCAGGAATACCATCTTGAGCATATGTAGCAACAAAACACCGAATGTTATATTTGTGAtgaatatatcaattaatgtaatataaaattgtgtacgacatagaattgtcatctatcgaatcagtgaagcataaaaCCGCGTGACGTAATCTATTGCTTCCCTGTTAttgtgcgtgcattacgagtGATCACTTATCAGTCGtatgttcaacgccgcaacatgtctttatgctgttgctgttacaatgttttattttgatttattcgttcaatgaagcttcaatataatcagaatatatagttgtcgaggtgtacaattaattctaagattaagagaagcgaaacaacgacctgagactcatttattaTCGAGGACtacaattcaacagacaaacattgtaattgaagtggtcgcccttacaggctaaggaacgataaacaatcatttcattacatatTAGATACCGTAAATTTCTATCCATCGAAAGTACGAACGATTGTGTGGCATGACCCTGAGAAAAGTCAGCACATCGgcagaaaaattgttaaacagaTGAACTTTTGGTCCCAGAGTATACTTGGACGCAAATAAGTTTTCGTCTTGCAACAGTATACAGAGATGACGTTGGTGCTTTTCCGCCAAAAACTTTTGGATGTTTTTTAATGAGGCTTTGCTagttaaaacttgaaaaaagaGTGCTCGCCTCAAACCGCATGCCCCATGTTCTTCCAGAGGAACGAAGGGTTTCTGTAAATGCCTACGTTGGCACATGAGTCAGATAATGTTGTTTTGAGATGATGTTAATACTTGGAAATGCTAATTTAAATAGCTGGaaataagaagaaaacaaTAAAGGCAAATGAGGTTCGGAGATGATGTTGATAATTTTCAGTAAAGCTAAAAAACACTGGTAAGTGTCacaaaaacaatcaacaaactCACGAAGCACAAAGGGCAGCATTCTTGCCAGTTTTAGCATTTTGGACGCGGACTGACACAGTTTCTTCTCTTTTTTGATATGGCGAGACATTATCTGAGAAGTTATTTTTGCTGTCTCGAAATAACAGTTCGGAAAACTTGAAATCTCTTTAAATTAGCGTTGAAAGcgttaacttattttttttcGTAGATAGAGTAGTTAAGTATAGGAACAATAGCATGCGGCAAACATCCTTCCAGGACAATGTGCATTAAATGTTGAGGAGAAAAGTTAATTGGGTTAAAATACGATATATCGAATAAGGCTGCCCGTCTATTTACTTCACACTGCCTTGAACTTTCTGTCAACTCCTTGCAGTGCTCTTCGTGCGTTGCGATATCTCTCAAGATAAAGTCTTCTTccgatgtttttgtttatttcctcCGTAGTTGTCAAGCAATAACGAAACTTCCTGAAGACGAAACCCACACCTTCTTTTATCGCCATTCTTTGATGGGCTGCTGACCTGTCAGCTAGATTACCTGCCAACGATTTTTTCATATCTAGATATTCGTTATTTGAAGTAACGACCTCAAAACCTTTGCTACAGAAATCTCGCAACTCATcgtaaaacttttgcaaaaccACATCTATACCATACTTGATAATATctgaagtttttgcaatggcCAGAAGATAAATCCCGAAATATTTTGACCGATGGTTTGGAGgtaaattataaattataaatt
The Clavelina lepadiformis chromosome 4, kaClaLepa1.1, whole genome shotgun sequence DNA segment above includes these coding regions:
- the LOC143453413 gene encoding uncharacterized protein LOC143453413, with product MRGTSTDLSRYDWEYEHVFKSTTAGVTIQAPQLDSDTVAARSGLCNFSGWVCLSSALVLSESVGAPHATERGFANCDANLCLGMLLPEQMLYDR